A stretch of Carnobacteriaceae bacterium zg-C25 DNA encodes these proteins:
- a CDS encoding NAD(P)H-dependent oxidoreductase: protein MKKVLFVVGSLRQGSFNHQFAQIAEEKLNGKAEVAYLDYSKVPVFSQDLETPVLPEVQAIRDAVAKADVIWFVSPAYNYGIPGPVKNLVDWLSRALDLSDPKGPSILQDKKTTVSIVANGGHDRVADDYRFLLPFVRTSVVEPFTTSTINGSAWADGKLVLEESVLADLDKQVEAVLNA from the coding sequence ATGAAAAAAGTATTATTTGTTGTTGGTTCTTTACGTCAAGGGTCATTTAACCATCAATTTGCACAAATTGCAGAAGAAAAATTAAACGGAAAAGCAGAAGTTGCTTATTTAGATTATTCAAAAGTACCTGTGTTTTCACAAGATTTAGAAACACCTGTATTGCCTGAAGTTCAAGCCATTCGCGATGCTGTTGCAAAAGCAGACGTGATTTGGTTCGTTTCACCAGCGTATAATTACGGTATTCCAGGTCCTGTTAAAAATTTAGTAGACTGGTTAAGTCGTGCATTAGATTTAAGTGATCCAAAAGGACCTTCTATTTTACAAGATAAAAAAACAACGGTTTCAATTGTTGCTAATGGAGGACACGATCGTGTTGCGGATGATTACCGCTTCCTATTACCATTTGTTCGTACAAGTGTTGTTGAACCGTTCACAACATCAACGATTAACGGTTCAGCATGGGCTGACGGTAAATTAGTTTTAGAAGAAAGTGTATTAGCTGACTTAGACAAACAAGTAGAAGCTGTGTTAAACGCATAA